The genomic interval GGGAATCCGGCGGACAGCCCCAAATACGACTACAAGCTCGACTGGATGGCACGGCTGAAGGCGCACGCCGAACAACTGCTGAGCTACGAGGAGCCGCTGGTGCTGGCGGGCGACTACAACGTCATCCCCGCCGAGGAAGATGTGCACGACCCCGACGCCTGGCGCGACGACGCGTTATTTCTCCCCGAAACGCGAGGCGCCTTCCGCGCGATCCTCAATCTCGGCTTCACCGACGCCTGGCGCGCCAGCAGCGACGAGCCGCACCGCTACACGTTCTGGGATTATCAGGGGGGCGCCTGGCAGAAGAACCACGGCATCCGCATCGACCACCTGCTGCTGTCCCCTCAGGCGGCCGACCGGCTTATGGCCTGCAACATCGACAAGGCCCCGCGTAGCTGGCAGAAGCCCTCGGATCACGTGCCCATCTGGGCCGAACTCGCGTTCTGATCGCCTCGACGCGGCTGCGGCTGCCCGTCCGAATTGTTGAATATTTTAGTCAGGAATTCATTGTCACAAGCCCTTGGCGGCGATAACATCGCGCCAGCGGTCGATGGATCATGCCTGCGCGGCAGGCGATTTGGGCGCCCACCCTGAGGCCGCATTGCTTCAAATCCGCAATTATTTCGAAACGGGAGGACTTCACTCAATGAGAAGACTCTTCATGAGTGTTGCCATCGCGCTGGCCATGGCCGTGCCCGCGAAGGCGCAAGATCTGTCAATCGCCACTGGCGGCACCGGCGGGACGTATTATCCCTATGGCGGCGGCCTGGCCGAACTGATCGGCCGGCATGTCGAGGGCGCATCCGCCACGGCTGAAGTGACCGGAGCGTCGGTCGAAAACATGGCGCTGATCTCGAGGCAGGACGCCGACCTGGCGATCGCGCTCGCCGATACGGTGCTGGCTGGCTACGAGGGCACTGGCGCCTTTGAGGGACGCGCCGTGGATGCGCGCGCGCTGGCCTCGATTTATCCGAACGCGATCCAGATCGTGACCCTTGAAGGTAGTGGCATCGAAAGCCTGAGCGATCTCAAGGGCAAGCGGGTCTCCGTTGGCGCGCCGGGATCGGGCACCGAGGTCAATGCCCGCCGCATCCTGGAAGCCAATGGCATTACCTACGATGACATCGAGGAGCAGCGCCTGAACTTCAACGAAACCGCCGATGCGCTGCGCAACGGCGATATCGACGCCGGCTTCTGGAGCGTCGGCCCGCCGACCAGCTCGATAATGAACCTCGCCGCCACGCGCGACATCGCGCTGGTGCCGCTCAGCGAGCAAGAAGTCGCTGCAGCGCAAGAGGCGGAGCCGGTCTTCTCGGCCTACACGCTGCGCGAAGGCATTTACGAGGGCATCGAGCAGCCGGTCCCGACAATCGCCGTGCCGAACGTCCTGGTGGTCAATGCTGCGATGGACGAAGACCTCGCCTATCAGATCACCAAGAACATGTTCGAGAATGTCGACGAACTGATCGCGGTGCATCCGGCGGCGAACGACACCACGGTGGAGTTCGCGCTCAACTCCACGCCGATTCCGATGCACCCTGGCGCGCTGCGCTACTACGAGGAAATCGGCGCCGACATCCCGGATGATCTTCGCCCGTAAGCGTAAGAACGGCATGGGGCGGCTGCTTGCGGCCGCCCTTTTTCTCCCTGAGCCGGGCGCAACGGCCGCCCACGGCGAAACGGTGCTTCGGGTCGAGCGTGCTGATGGCGCCGCGTTGGTGGAAGTCTCGGCCCCTGCTGGCGCCAAATGGTGCCTTTGGTGGCGTCATTCCGTCACCGGCGGCAAGGTCGCGGACTGTTTCACCAACGATGCCGGGCGAATGATCCTTGCGCGGTCTTTCCTGCACGACTTCGCCGCTGGTCTTGGCACGGTCGCAGGCCGTGGCGGGCGTCTCGTTTCCGCACCGGGGGGCGGCTACTGGATCGAAGGGATAGATGAGCCAATTCCGGGCAACGCGTTGGTGCTGCGCGTCGGCGCGGAGCGGGTCGGCCACCGTCTGGAAATCGGCGGCCAGACACACCGCTTGTCGTCGATCGCGGCCGGCGAGCGCGTCACCATCAGGCTTCGGAACCTTCGCTAAGAAAATGCGCGCGCAAGCGAAAGCCACCGACAGATGGCACCTCGCCAAAAGGAGCCTTGACCCGGCGCAGCCCAAGCTGTTCAAGCTCTAACCCTGCATCTGACGCTGTCTCCGCCGAAGGAGCCTGCCTTGGACAACACCGCGACATCGGCGCCCCCGGCTGAGATCCGCTTTCCCGGCAGCGATCAGCCGCGTGTGGTAATGCTGCTCATCGTCGCCGTCGGAATCGCGCTTTCGCTCTTCCAGCTTTACGCGGCGGGCGTCGAGCCGCTTGGCCTGTTCTATCAGCGTCCGATCCATCTCGGTTTCATCCTTGTCCTCGTCTTTCTCCTGTATCCGATCTGGGGCCATCAGCGCGGGCGCGGCGTCATTGGCTGGATCATCGACGCGGCGCTGGTTGTGGCGGGCGCGCTCAGCGGCGGCTACATCTCGTGGAATATCGACGCGATCGTGATGCGTGCCGGTTTCTGGACAGAAACCGACATCCTGATGGGGATCATCGCCACCATCACGGTGCTGGAAGCCAGCCGCCGCGCCATCGGCCTCGTCATGACGCTGATCGGTATCGCCGCGATCATCTACGCGCTGGCTGGCTCGCGCGGCGCGCTCCCCGGGCTGGGGGAGTGGCTGCCCGGCATCCTGGAGCATCGCGGCAACTCGGTCGACCGGCTCGTCGGCCAACTCTATCTGGGGCAGGAAGGCATCTTCGGTCTGCCGCTCGGAGTCGCCGCGACCTACATCTTCATGTTCGTGCTTTTCGGCGCGTTTCTGGAGGTCACGGGCGGCGGGCGGTTCTTCATCGATCTTGCCTATGCCGCGGTCGGGCGCCGGCCGGGCGGCCCGGCCAAGGCGGCGGTGCTGGCATCCGCCGGCATGGGGTCGATTTCCGGCTCGGCGATCGCCAACGTGGTCACCACGGGCGCGTTCACAATCCCTCTGATGAAACGGCTCGGCTACCGGCCCGCGCAGGCCGGTGGCATCGAGGCGGCGTCCTCCACAGGCGGCCAGATCACGCCGCCGCTAATGGGCGCGGGCGCGTTCCTGATCTCGGAATATACCCGCATCCCGTATATCGACATCGTTGTCATGTCGATCTTCCCGGCCGTCCTGTATCTCGGCACCGTGTACCTGTTCGTGCACATTGTCGCGATGAAGGCGGGCATGAAAGGCATTTCGCGCGATGAACTTCCCCAGGTGGCCAAGGTGCTGGCCAGCGGCTGGCAATATCTCATCCCGCTGGGTGTCCTGATCTGGCTGCTCGTCAACGATTTGTCGCCGATGCGGGTGGGCTTCTGGGCGATCGTGTCGGTGATCGGCGTCTCCGCGCTACGGGCGGCCATCGATATCTTCATCCTGGAGCCGCGGGCGGGCACGCCCGTCACAATGGCCCGCATTTCCGGCGCGCTGGCGAATGGCGGGAAGATGATGCTAGCGGCCTTGGTACTGGGGGCAAGGAATGCGGTCAGCGTGTCGGTCGCCTGCGCGGTGGCGGGGATCATTGTCGGCGTGGTCGGCCTTACCGGGCTTGGCCTGAAATTTTCCTCGATGATGGTTGCCTTCTCGGGGGGCTATCTCGTCGCCGCGCTGGCGCTCGTGCTGGTTGCGAGCCTGGTGCTGGGGATGGGGCTGCCGGTAACGGCCGCCTATATCGTGCTGATCGTGCTCGTCGGTCCGGCGCTGACGGAAGAGTTCGGCATTCCGCTCATCATCGCGCACCTGGTGGTGTTCTGGTATTCGCAGGACAGCAACGTGACGCCGCCAATCGCCCTTGCGGGTTTCGCCGGCGCGGCGATCGCGGGAGCGAAGCCCATGGAGACGAGCGTTCAGGCCTGGAAGTTCGCCAAGGGGCTGTATCTGATCCCGGTCTTCATGGTCTATAATCCGGAGATTATTCTGGGCGGTCCGATCCCCGTCGTTCTCTGGACGGGGGCAATCGCGATCCTCGCGCTTGTGGCGTTCGCTGCTGCGATCGAGGGTTGGCTGTTTGCACCCATGGACCCTGTTTCACGGATGCTGGTGGTCCCGGCCACCATCGCCGTTTTCCATCCCGTTTACGCCGTCGAAGCGGCCGGAGCGGCGGTGCTGCTGGCGGTCCTGGCTATGAACTGGGTGAAGGGGCGCGGCGCGGCTGGCGCCAAGGCCGAACAGCCTGCTCCGGTCGAAAAGCAGACGCGCTAGAGCTTTTCGATCAATAAGCGTGACGTCATGCCGGAGCTTGCCTGTCCCCGGACAGCGATCCGGGGCACACGGGCGTCCATAGCCGGATCCATCGACATTATAAGCTGGATTCCCGGATTAAGTCCGGTGAAGACGATTTTCGAGCTGTCTCATCCTGATTGAAAAGCGCTTAGACGTCGAGGTTGGCGACTTCGAGCGCGTTCTGCTGGATGAACTCGCGCCGGCTCTCCACGACATCGCCCATCAGCGCGGAGAAGGTTTCGTCCGCTTCGTCCAGCTCCTGCACGGTCACCTGCAGCAACGTGCGTGTCTCCGGGTCGAGCGTGGTCTCCCACAGTTGGTCCGGGTTCATCTCGCCCAGCCCCTTGTAGCGCTGGACAGAGATGCCCTTTCGGCCCATGGCGTAAATTTCTTCCAGCAGACCGCGGGGGCCGTAGATCGGCGTCTCGGTGTCCTTGCGCTTCAGCGTCGCCGGCTGACCGTAAATCTCGGCCAGATGCTCTTTCATCCCGTCCAGCTTGCGCGCATCGGATGAAGCCAGCAGCGCCTTGTCGATCACGTGCGCCTCGCGCACGCTGCGCACCTCGCGCGTGACCATCAGCCCGTCATCCGTTACGGACCCTTCCCAGCCACGCTCGGTCTCTTCCGACCAGCGGTCGAGCCGCGCGGCGATGTCGGTGGCGACCTTTTCTGCCTCCGCAGGGTCGCTCAGCAGATCGGCGTTGAGGGCGCCGGCAATAGCGGCCTGCTCGACGACGAAGCGTGCATAGCGGCTGTGAATGCCGTCAATCACGCCCGCGGCGGCGCGGGCTTTCTCGCAGACGTCGCGCAGATCGTTGCCCGCCAGCTTTTCGCCGGTGCCGAGTTCCAGCACTGCGTCCTCGATGCCCGTGCCGATGAGGTAGTCCTCGAACGCGCGCTCGTCCTTGAGATACTGTTCCGAGGAGCCGCGCTTGACCTTGTAGAGCGGCGGCTGCGCGATATAGAGGTTGCCGCGCTCGATCAGGTCGGGCATCTGCCTGTAGAAGAAGGTGAGCAGAAGGGTGCGGATATGGGCGCCGTCGACGTCGGCGTCCGTCATGATGATGACCTTGTGATACCGCAGCTTCTCGATATCGAAGTCGTCGCGGCCGATGCCTGTGCCGAGCGCGGTGATCAGCGTGCCGATTTCCTGGCTGGACAGCATCTTGTCGAAGCGCGCGCGCTCCACGTTGAGGATCTTGCCGCGCAGCGGCAGGACGGCCTGAGTGGCGCGGTCGCGCGCCTGCTTCGCCGAGCCGCCGGCGCTGTCGCCCTCGACCAGGAACAACTCGGCCTTGGCCGGATCGCGCTCCTGACAGTCGGCCAGCTTGCCGGGCAGGTTTGCCACGTCCAGCGCGCCCTTGCGCCGCGTCAGTTCCCGGGCCTTGCGCGCGGCCTCGCGGGCGACCGCGGCTTCTGCGATCTTGTGCATGACCGCCTTGGCCTCGCCCGGATGCTCCTCGAACCAGGCGGCGAGCGCATCGCCGACGATGCTCTCCACGACTGCGCGGACCTCGGAGGAGACCAGCTTCTCCTTGGTCTGGCTGGAGAATTTCGGGTCCGGCACCTTCACCGACAGCACGCAGGTCAGCCCCTCGCGTGCGTCATCGCCGGTGATCGTCACCTTTTCCTTCTTGGCGATGCCGGAGGTGTGCGCATAAGCGTTGACGGTTCGGGTCAGCGCGCCGCGGAAGCCGGCCAGATGCGTGCCGCCGTCGCGCTGCGGGATGTTGTTGGTAAAGCAGAGCACGTTCTCGTGGTAGCTGTCGTTCCACCACAGCGCGGCTTCCACGATGATGCGCGGCTCGTTCGGGTCGGTGTCCGCGGTCACGGGAGCGCCCGAGAGCAGCCGCTCGCCCTTGATGAGCAGCGGTTCGGCCAGCAGCGCGTGGCGCGAGCGGTCCAGATAGGCGACGAATTCCTTCACGCCGCCCTCGTACTCCATGATCTCTTCACGCGTCTCCACGCCGCGTTCGTCGCGCAGCACGATGCGTACGCCGGAGTTCAGGAAGGCCAATTCGCGCAGACGGTGTTCCAGCGTCGACTGATTGAACTCGACCCCGGTAAAGACCTCTTCCGACGGCTTGAAGGTGATGCGCGTGCCGGTGCGTCCCTCGGCGTCGCCCACCGGCTCCAGTGGCGCCAGCGCAACGCCGTCCTCGAAGCGTACGAAATGCTCCTTGCCGTCGCGCCAGACCGTCAGGTCCAGCCGCGAGGACAGTGCGTTCACCACGGATACGCCGACGCCGTGCAGCCCGCCGGACACCTTGTAGGAGCTCTGATCGAATTTGCCGCCGGCGTGGAGCTGGGTCATGATGACCTCGGCGCCGGACACGCCTTCTTCCTCGTGAATGTCGACCGGAATGCCGCGTCCGTTGTCCTCCACGGTGACGGAATTGTCCGGGTTCAGCGTCACGCTGACCTGGTCGCAGTAGCCCGCCAGAGCCTCGTCGATCGCGTTGTCGACGACCTCGTACACCATGTGATGCAGGCCCGAGCCGTCATCGGTGTCGCCGATATACATGCCCGGGCGTTTGCGCACGGCATCAAGCCCGCGCAGAATCTTGATATCGCGGGAATCGTAATGTGGTTCGATGCCGGTTTCAGTGGCCACGGTTCGTTTTCGTCCTTTGTTGCGTGTGCGTTCGTGCGGTCTGGCGGGCCTGCCGACAGCAGAGAAGTCTAGCACATCCCCGGCTGCTCCGGTGTGATGAGGCCCTGATCGACCACAAAAAAGTTTGCCCGGCCGTCCAGCGGCGCAAAGACCTCACGGTCCGTGCCGGTCATCCAGGCCTGCGCCGAGAGCGCCTCGATCTCGGCAAACATTGCCGACCTGCGTTCGCCATCCAGATGCGCGGCGATCTCGTCCAGCAGGATGAGTGGCGCCGCACCGGAGAGCGCGCGCACAAGTTCGGCATGCGCCAGTACCAGCCCGACCAGAAGCGCCTTTTGCTCTCCTGTCGAGCAGATGCGGGCGGGAAGCCCCTTCGGCGCATGCGTCACGATCAGGTCGCTGCGATGCGGGCCAAGCGTCGTGCGCTTTGCCGCGCGGTCGCGATCGCGGGTAGCGGCCAGCTCGCGCGCGTAGGCGTCCTCCACGTCGACCGCCGCTTGCGTTTCCAGCGCGTTTTCGAGTCGGCCGTCAAGCTCGAGCTTGGCCGCGGGGAAGGCCGCGTTCGCCCAGTCCGGCCATTTCCGCGCGATCACGGCGGAAAGCTGGGCCAGGGCATCGCGCCGCGCCGCAGCAATCGCAACGCCCGCCTCTGCCATCTGCAGTTCCAGCCCGTCAAGCAGGCTCGCTTCGCCGCCCATTTCCAGCAGGCGGTTGCGCTGGCGCATGGCGCGCTCGAACTGGGCCGTCAGGCGCCGGTGGTGCGGGTCGAGACTGATGATGACCCGCTCCAGGAAGCGCCGCCGCTCCGACGCTGCGCCGGTGAACAGGCTGTAGAGCGCCGGCGTCAGCCACACCATGCGGACATACTCCGCAAGCGTGCCGGGCTGAGCTGGCGCGCCGTCGATGCGCACAGCGCGCGCTGCCCGGCTTTCTTCCGGCGTCGGGCGGATCCCGGTGCCGATCGTCGTCTCCGCGTCGCCGATGTGGAGCCGGCCGCTGACCGTCCAGCCGGTATCCGGGGTGCCGTAGCGGCAAAGTTCCGAGAAGGGCGCGCTGCGCAGGCCTCGGCCATGTGACAGCAGCGAAACGGCTTCAAGGATGTTGGTCTTGCCCGCCCCGTTCTGGCCGGTGAGTACGACGGGTTCCGGCCCTAGGTTCAGCTTTGCTGAGGCATAGTTGCGGAAAGCCGTAACGCTCAGCCGCGACAGCCAGGCGCGCGGCGTCTCCGAGGCCTCATGGCCGTGCGGTTGCGCGTCCAAGGCGCCGGACATGCGGCCTGGCGTTGTCAACTCGGCAATCTCCTGCTGCTGCGCGCCGGCCGACGGGTCGCGGATCGCCCTACTCAGACCCGCATCGGCATCAGGACGTACAGCGCGGCGTCGTCACCGGCGTCCTTCACCAAGGTTGGCGCGCTCGCGTCGGCCAGACGGAAAACGGCATTGTCGCTTTCGATCTGCGCGCAGATATCCATTAAATAGCGAGCGTTGAAGCCGATTTCCAGTGGGTCGCCCTGGTACTCGACGGGTATCTCCTCCTCGGCCGAGCCGGCGTCCGGGTTGTTGACCGATAGGACCACCTTGTTGTCCGCGATGTTCAGTTTCACCGCCCGGCCCTTCTCGCTGGAAAGGGTCGAGACGCGGTCAGTCGCGGCGGCGAAGGCGTTGCGGTCGACGGTCATCACCTTGTCGTTGCCCATTGGAATGACGCGACCGTAGTCGGGAAAGGTGCCGTCGATCAGCTTGGACGTCAGGACAACGCTCTCCGGCCCGGTCGCCTCTTCTTCCTCGCCCGCGTCGAAGACAAAGCGTATTTTCGCCCCCGACAGCTCGACTTGGACCGGCGCGCCGCGGTCCCCAAGCAGCTTGAACACCTCCGCCACCGTCTTGCGTGGAATAATGACGCCGGGCATCCCCTTCGCGCCGTCGGGCAGCGGATGTTCTGTCTTGGCGAGCCGGTGGCCGTCCGTGGCGACAGCACAGAGCTTCTCGCCCGCGTCAGTCGTGACGGTATGAAAATATATGCCGTTCAGGTAGTAGCGCGTCTCCTCCGTCGAGATGGCGAAGCGGGTACGCTCGATCATCTTCCGCAGCGCGTTCGCAGGCAGCGAAAAGCTGTGCGTAAACTCGTCGGAAGCGATGTCGGGGAAATCCGTTCCGGGAAGGCAGGCGAGCTGAAACCGCGCCGGACCGGCTGAAAGGTTCACATGCCCCCCGCGCTCGTCCATCGCCAGCGTAACCTGCGTGCCATCGGGCAATTTCCGGACGATATCATGCAGCATGTGGGCGGAGACAGTCGTCTCGCCTGGCGCGTCAGTGCTTGCGGGGATGGTTTCGCTGACCTCGATATCGAGATCCGTTGCTTTTAGCCGCAGCACGCCCTCGCGCGCGGCAACGTAGACGTTGGACAGGATCGGGATGGTTACGCGCCGCTCGACGACGCTGGTCACATGCTGAAGGGCCTTGAGAAGCGCGGCCCGTTCGATCGCCAGTCGCATGGTCGGTTCCCCTGGAACTCACTCTCCAGAACCCGGCGCATGCTGCACCGGGTCTACCCCGCCGGTGCACGCATACAGTGCGCCCGCGGACCGGCACCAGCGCGGGGCGCGAACTTTCGCGCTTGCTGACGGGTTTGACAAGAGGTTTTCGCCGATTGTCCCAAGCCGGGATGCGCTCGGCGGGCGGGCAACGGCGCCGCTGCCCGTTGCAATGGGCAGCGGCGCTGCCGTCATCAGTCGCGCAGGAGCCGCTTGAGGATTTCGACATCCTCGCGCAGCGCGGTGTCCGTTTCGATCAACTCGTCCACTTTACGGATGGCGTGGAGCACGGTGGTGTGGTCACGTCCGCCGAAGCGGCGGCCGATCTCCGGCAGGGACCGGGAGGTCAGCGACTTGGCAAGGTACATGCCGATCTGGCGCGGACGGACGATCGACCGATTGCGCCGTGAGGACAGCAGATCGGAGCGGTTCACGCCGAAATGCTTCGTGACGACACGCAGAATGTCGTCGATCTTGATGCGCTTCGGCTCCTTGCCCCGCACTAGATCGGCGATGATGTGCTCCGCCGTCTCCAGCGTGACCGGCTGGGCCGTCAGCTTATACGCGGCATGGATGCGCGTGATGGCCCCTTCCAGCTCGCGGCCGCCTTCCGTCAACTCCGAGGCCAGGAAGTCGATGACCGCGTCGGGAATCTGGAAGCCCGGATCTTCGGCGGCCTTGTCCTGCACCCGGCGTTTCAGGATCTGGTGGCGCAGGTCATAGTCCATCGCGCCAAGCTCTGCGACCAGTCCGCCGGCCAGACGCGAGCGCATGCGGGCATCAAAGCCCTCGAGCTGCATCGGCACGCAGTCCGCAGCGACGACGACCTGCTTGCCGCCGTCGATCAGCGAGTTGAGCGTGTGGCAGAACTCCTGCTGGAACGTGCGGCCCTGCAGGAACTCCATGTCGTCGATCAGCAGCACGTCGATGTTGCGTAGCCGGTCCTTGTAGGCCGGCCCGCCACGCGACTGCAGCGCCTCGGCAAAGCTGTACATGAAGCGCTCAGCCGTCAGGTAAAGGAGCTTGGCGTTCGGTTTGCGCTGCTTCACGCCCCAGGCAATGGCATGGAGCAGGTGAGTCTTGCCGAGGCCCACCTTGCCGTGAAGGTAGAGCGGATTGTACCGCGAGGTTTCTTCCCCTGCGCTCTCGACGACCTGCAGCGCAGCCGCGTGTGCGAGCCGGTTCGCGTTGCCAACGAGAAACGACTCGAAGGTGAAGCGCGTGTCGAGCGGCGAGCCCTCGAAGCCTTCGCACCCCGTGCGAGTATCGACCGCGGGCCGCGCCGCCGACGGTTGAGCTGCGGGCGCGGGTTGCCGTTCCGCGGTGCCACCAGCGGGCTGCTGCTTCATGCGGACGGCGTCGTGGGGCTGTCGCACCCGGAACTCCAGCCGCTCGACATTGTCGAATTCGGCGCTGCAGCACTTGAGAAGGTGCTCCGAGTAGTGTGAGCGCAGCCACTTGCTGAGAAACTTGGTCGGCACCGAGACCTGAAGACAGCCATCCTCAAGCGATTCCAGCTCGACCCGGCCGAACCAGCTTGTGAACACATCCTCGCCCAGTTCGGCTCGCAGGCGCTTCTGAATGCGCTGCCATTTCTGCGCCATCAAGGCGGACTGATGCCGGCCAGCGGCAGGCGCCGCGCCGACTCCTGCTTCTGTTGCTAGTTCCACGATGAACCCCCGCTGTTCACGCCGCTGTCCAGTCAAGACGCGGCACTATTATCCGGTTGCCGTCTCGACCCTTGAGACGGTGTTTTTCCGCGCTGTAACGCTGACGGTCTTGATTGCCGTTTTTTGGCGCCTACGCGGCCTTAGCCGTGAGACCGGCATGCGCCGGTGCTTCGCCGTTCTCATCCTCTTTCGCCGCCAGGGTCCCGGCCTTGGGCGCCGAGGCGTCCAGAATCGCCGCAAGGTTCTGCTGTCCGAGCGGCCCAATATCCCGCTCGCCGCTCAGGGCCTGTAGCCGTTGTCCAGCCGTGGCGAAGTCAGTTTCCGGTGCGTCGGAGCTTGCCGCCCCATCCCGCGTAAAGAAGCGGGCACAGATACGCTCGGCCAGCGTTTCGCGGGCATGGCGTGTGGTGACGTCCCGCCAGTTCATCGGCCGCGCCTGCGGGTCGTTGCGAGTGGAACTCCTGGATGGATGGCGGCGCATATCAGGGCGCTCATCGGAAGAAGCGGACGTATCGCGAGGTGTGCGTTCAAAAATGCTGCCGAGTATCCGCGACCGTCTGGCCCGAGTCTGGCCTTGCGCGTTTGTCATGTCGTCCTCCTGTTACGATGCCTGTCTGCCACCTGTGGGAACGTCAACCGCCTCGCTCGCAGTGGGCGAACGAAGCCGGGTTGAGGGCTCTCAGGTGCGGCAGGCCGCAAATATTCCAGACTGTTCAAGACACACCCCTGCCGTTGCCGACAAAACACCTTCCGCCGGCCGGGAGTGGCGATACGCAATACTCGTTATGGATACACTCTCAGGAGGGGTCAGCCCCCGTTCGGAAGCCTCTTGTCTAAACAAAAATGGCTCAATTTGCAACCTTTCCGCGTTGTCGCGCGGCCGGCGCCGGGGCGTTTTGT from Dichotomicrobium thermohalophilum carries:
- the dnaN gene encoding DNA polymerase III subunit beta; this translates as MRLAIERAALLKALQHVTSVVERRVTIPILSNVYVAAREGVLRLKATDLDIEVSETIPASTDAPGETTVSAHMLHDIVRKLPDGTQVTLAMDERGGHVNLSAGPARFQLACLPGTDFPDIASDEFTHSFSLPANALRKMIERTRFAISTEETRYYLNGIYFHTVTTDAGEKLCAVATDGHRLAKTEHPLPDGAKGMPGVIIPRKTVAEVFKLLGDRGAPVQVELSGAKIRFVFDAGEEEEATGPESVVLTSKLIDGTFPDYGRVIPMGNDKVMTVDRNAFAAATDRVSTLSSEKGRAVKLNIADNKVVLSVNNPDAGSAEEEIPVEYQGDPLEIGFNARYLMDICAQIESDNAVFRLADASAPTLVKDAGDDAALYVLMPMRV
- a CDS encoding TAXI family TRAP transporter solute-binding subunit translates to MRRLFMSVAIALAMAVPAKAQDLSIATGGTGGTYYPYGGGLAELIGRHVEGASATAEVTGASVENMALISRQDADLAIALADTVLAGYEGTGAFEGRAVDARALASIYPNAIQIVTLEGSGIESLSDLKGKRVSVGAPGSGTEVNARRILEANGITYDDIEEQRLNFNETADALRNGDIDAGFWSVGPPTSSIMNLAATRDIALVPLSEQEVAAAQEAEPVFSAYTLREGIYEGIEQPVPTIAVPNVLVVNAAMDEDLAYQITKNMFENVDELIAVHPAANDTTVEFALNSTPIPMHPGALRYYEEIGADIPDDLRP
- a CDS encoding TRAP transporter permease, yielding MDNTATSAPPAEIRFPGSDQPRVVMLLIVAVGIALSLFQLYAAGVEPLGLFYQRPIHLGFILVLVFLLYPIWGHQRGRGVIGWIIDAALVVAGALSGGYISWNIDAIVMRAGFWTETDILMGIIATITVLEASRRAIGLVMTLIGIAAIIYALAGSRGALPGLGEWLPGILEHRGNSVDRLVGQLYLGQEGIFGLPLGVAATYIFMFVLFGAFLEVTGGGRFFIDLAYAAVGRRPGGPAKAAVLASAGMGSISGSAIANVVTTGAFTIPLMKRLGYRPAQAGGIEAASSTGGQITPPLMGAGAFLISEYTRIPYIDIVVMSIFPAVLYLGTVYLFVHIVAMKAGMKGISRDELPQVAKVLASGWQYLIPLGVLIWLLVNDLSPMRVGFWAIVSVIGVSALRAAIDIFILEPRAGTPVTMARISGALANGGKMMLAALVLGARNAVSVSVACAVAGIIVGVVGLTGLGLKFSSMMVAFSGGYLVAALALVLVASLVLGMGLPVTAAYIVLIVLVGPALTEEFGIPLIIAHLVVFWYSQDSNVTPPIALAGFAGAAIAGAKPMETSVQAWKFAKGLYLIPVFMVYNPEIILGGPIPVVLWTGAIAILALVAFAAAIEGWLFAPMDPVSRMLVVPATIAVFHPVYAVEAAGAAVLLAVLAMNWVKGRGAAGAKAEQPAPVEKQTR
- the gyrB gene encoding DNA topoisomerase (ATP-hydrolyzing) subunit B encodes the protein MATETGIEPHYDSRDIKILRGLDAVRKRPGMYIGDTDDGSGLHHMVYEVVDNAIDEALAGYCDQVSVTLNPDNSVTVEDNGRGIPVDIHEEEGVSGAEVIMTQLHAGGKFDQSSYKVSGGLHGVGVSVVNALSSRLDLTVWRDGKEHFVRFEDGVALAPLEPVGDAEGRTGTRITFKPSEEVFTGVEFNQSTLEHRLRELAFLNSGVRIVLRDERGVETREEIMEYEGGVKEFVAYLDRSRHALLAEPLLIKGERLLSGAPVTADTDPNEPRIIVEAALWWNDSYHENVLCFTNNIPQRDGGTHLAGFRGALTRTVNAYAHTSGIAKKEKVTITGDDAREGLTCVLSVKVPDPKFSSQTKEKLVSSEVRAVVESIVGDALAAWFEEHPGEAKAVMHKIAEAAVAREAARKARELTRRKGALDVANLPGKLADCQERDPAKAELFLVEGDSAGGSAKQARDRATQAVLPLRGKILNVERARFDKMLSSQEIGTLITALGTGIGRDDFDIEKLRYHKVIIMTDADVDGAHIRTLLLTFFYRQMPDLIERGNLYIAQPPLYKVKRGSSEQYLKDERAFEDYLIGTGIEDAVLELGTGEKLAGNDLRDVCEKARAAAGVIDGIHSRYARFVVEQAAIAGALNADLLSDPAEAEKVATDIAARLDRWSEETERGWEGSVTDDGLMVTREVRSVREAHVIDKALLASSDARKLDGMKEHLAEIYGQPATLKRKDTETPIYGPRGLLEEIYAMGRKGISVQRYKGLGEMNPDQLWETTLDPETRTLLQVTVQELDEADETFSALMGDVVESRREFIQQNALEVANLDV
- the xth gene encoding exodeoxyribonuclease III, whose amino-acid sequence is MKIATWNVNSIKVRRDNVVRWLREAEPDVACLQELKCTDEAFPHVAFEDLGYNVAVHGQKTYNGVAILSKFPMEDVRPGLPGDAEDDQARYLEAVISRDGGVVRVASIYLPNGNPADSPKYDYKLDWMARLKAHAEQLLSYEEPLVLAGDYNVIPAEEDVHDPDAWRDDALFLPETRGAFRAILNLGFTDAWRASSDEPHRYTFWDYQGGAWQKNHGIRIDHLLLSPQAADRLMACNIDKAPRSWQKPSDHVPIWAELAF
- a CDS encoding DUF1850 domain-containing protein, with the translated sequence MIFARKRKNGMGRLLAAALFLPEPGATAAHGETVLRVERADGAALVEVSAPAGAKWCLWWRHSVTGGKVADCFTNDAGRMILARSFLHDFAAGLGTVAGRGGRLVSAPGGGYWIEGIDEPIPGNALVLRVGAERVGHRLEIGGQTHRLSSIAAGERVTIRLRNLR
- the recF gene encoding DNA replication/repair protein RecF (All proteins in this family for which functions are known are DNA-binding proteins that assist the filamentation of RecA onto DNA for the initiation of recombination or recombinational repair.), which translates into the protein MTTPGRMSGALDAQPHGHEASETPRAWLSRLSVTAFRNYASAKLNLGPEPVVLTGQNGAGKTNILEAVSLLSHGRGLRSAPFSELCRYGTPDTGWTVSGRLHIGDAETTIGTGIRPTPEESRAARAVRIDGAPAQPGTLAEYVRMVWLTPALYSLFTGAASERRRFLERVIISLDPHHRRLTAQFERAMRQRNRLLEMGGEASLLDGLELQMAEAGVAIAAARRDALAQLSAVIARKWPDWANAAFPAAKLELDGRLENALETQAAVDVEDAYARELAATRDRDRAAKRTTLGPHRSDLIVTHAPKGLPARICSTGEQKALLVGLVLAHAELVRALSGAAPLILLDEIAAHLDGERRSAMFAEIEALSAQAWMTGTDREVFAPLDGRANFFVVDQGLITPEQPGMC